A part of Gammaproteobacteria bacterium genomic DNA contains:
- a CDS encoding 50S ribosomal protein L25/general stress protein Ctc, giving the protein MSKSFELTAELREDKGKGASRRLRLTDKVPAVLYGGRDEARALSLDHGQLLHKLENESFYSSILTIKVGDVEQQAILKDLQRHPAKRRLLHADFQRVLADEKITLSVPLHFLGEEDAPGVKAGGIISKMQTEISISCLPGDLPEYLEIDMSELELDKMMYLSEIVTSDKVEITDLSHDRNEPVVAIHRPMKEEELEPVEGEEAAEGEVPTIDETEAKDTDTPEGES; this is encoded by the coding sequence ATGAGCAAGTCATTCGAATTGACTGCGGAGCTTCGGGAAGACAAGGGGAAAGGTGCGAGCCGCCGCCTTCGTCTTACCGACAAAGTGCCTGCAGTGTTGTACGGTGGTCGTGACGAGGCACGTGCCTTGTCGCTGGACCACGGCCAGCTTTTGCACAAGCTGGAAAACGAGTCGTTTTATTCGTCGATTTTGACGATCAAGGTGGGCGACGTCGAGCAGCAGGCCATTCTCAAGGACCTGCAGCGTCACCCGGCCAAGCGCCGGCTGCTGCACGCTGATTTCCAGCGGGTGCTGGCCGACGAAAAAATTACTCTCAGCGTGCCGCTGCATTTCCTCGGCGAGGAAGATGCACCAGGCGTCAAGGCTGGCGGTATTATTTCCAAAATGCAGACCGAGATTTCAATTTCCTGTTTGCCGGGCGATCTGCCGGAGTACCTCGAGATTGACATGTCCGAGCTGGAGCTGGACAAGATGATGTACCTGTCCGAGATCGTTACGTCTGACAAGGTGGAAATAACGGACCTTTCGCACGACCGCAATGAACCGGTTGTCGCTATCCATCGACCGATGAAGGAAGAAGAGCTGGAGCCGGTCGAAGGCGAAGAGGCAGCAGAGGGCGAAGTGCCAACCATCGACGAGACCGAGGCGAAAGACACAGACACGCCGGAAGGCGAGTCCTGA